CTCGCCTTCTCGTTGGTGATGATGATCTTGCGACGCACCCCAGTGGTCACCTCCTCAGCAGAAACATTCAAAATACCGTTTGCATCTATATCAAAGCTTACTTTGAGCTTAGCAGCACCCCTAGGTACGGCAGGAATGCCAACAAGGCGGAATTCTCCCAACCAGTTGTTATCcctaactctcactctttctcccTCGTAAATTGAGAACAAAGCACTAGTTTGGTTATCATGGAAGTTGCTGTAGTTTGCCTCTATCTTGGTGGGAATGGTGGTATTCCTTGGAATCACAACAGACATCTCACCTCCATTGACAGACACTCCTAGAGACAGAGGGGTGACATCCAAGAGCATAATTTGATTCACTTTCTCATTACCCATACCAGTCAAATTCGCAGCTTGAACAGCGGCTCCATGAGCCACAGCTTCGTCTGGGTTAATGCTCTTGTTAAGCTCCTTTCCATCGAAGAATTCCCGCAACATTTCCTGCACTCTGGGGATTCTGGAAGAACCACCTATAAGAATGACATCGTCGATTGCACTCTTGTCCATCTTCGCATCAGTCAAACACCTATCCACAAGCATaatagaatttttgaaaaaatccatATTGAGTTCTGAAAATTTGGCACGGGTAATAGTAGAGAAGAAATCAATACTATTATATAGAGAATCAACTTCAATGGTAGTCTCAATTGCAGAAGAAAGAATGCGTTTTGCTCTCTCACAAGCTGTTCTCAACCTCCTTAGAGCTCGGGCGTTTCCACTGACGTCCTCCTTGTTTTGCCTTTTAAACACTTGAACACAATGTTCTACCATTCTATTGTCAAAATCCTCACCTCCAAGGTGTGTATCTCCAGCAACGGCCATAACATTGAAAGTACCATCCTCAATGGTAAGCAGTGAGACATCTGCAGTACCACCCCCTAAATCAAAGATCAACACATTTCTCTTACCAATGCCACCCGCCCTGTCAATACCGTAAGCAATGGCTGCAGCTGTGGGTTCATTGATTATTTGCAAGACGTCAAGGCCCGCGATGGTGCCAGCATCATTTGTGGCCTTACGTTGTGCGTCACTGAAGTAGGCGGGGACAGTAACAACTGCATTTTTCACAGTGGTGCCCAAGTATGCCTCAGCGATCTCACGCATCTTTTTTAGAACCATAGATGAGATTTCCTCAGCTGAAAAATACTTTTCTTCACCTTTATAAGTGACCACGATTATAGGCTTGTCATCAGGACCCTCAATGACTTTGAATGGCCAAAGTTGGACATCACCCTGAACTAAGGGATCACTGAATCTCCTCCCAATCAATCGCTTTGCGTCTGTAAGATAATAAACGGAAAATGGAGATTTTGACAACAAGAAAGCAGAATATGCAACAACATTGATGAGATGTCATAATTTTTTAGTTGGCAACTTggcatgtattttttttcttcttttgcagAATTGGTAAATGTTATCGTGGCATAAGACAAGACGAGGTTTGACAAGtagtgttttttccttttttcttttttttcttttttttttctctttttaaagtATAGTAAGAAAACCTTTGGAAAAATACAAGAATTGACACGGGGAGTTTTTGTTAACAAGCAGTTATTTTTGCGAATTTTCCAGAAACTTCATTTATATTTTggctaaaataattattttatattaaaaatatatacaactaatCACTTCAACAAAGTCCACAAAAATTTGTGCAcataaatcataatacattataTCTacgattaattttttttttctttgtaataaTCTACCATGAATGTAGACTAGTTCAAGGAAAGAGAgtactcataattttttttattttaaacttcaCATATTaaactcctaaaaaaaagaaagaacgaCGTGATTgaagaagagaaacaaaaagGATACTGAGAGATTACCAAAGACGGAGTTGGAGGGATTCCTGGCAACCTGATTCATGGCGGCATCACCTACCAAGCGCTCTTTTTCAGTGAAGGAGACATGAGACGGCGTCGTCCTGTTGCCCTGATCATTTACTATTATCTCTACTCGATTATGTTGCCACACTCCCACGCACGAATACGTCGTCCCCAGATCGATCCCTATTGCCAGGCCCTCTCCTTCGCTCGACATTCTGACGATCAGATCAACGATCTCGAAGTAATGAGAGGTTGAAGACggtctttatgtatgatttGTTTCCTTGCTCACGAAGTAGACTGCCATTAATTGGAAATGGCCTTCTCTCTCATCTTTACCTATTGCTTTTAGGAT
This genomic interval from Carya illinoinensis cultivar Pawnee chromosome 2, C.illinoinensisPawnee_v1, whole genome shotgun sequence contains the following:
- the LOC122301397 gene encoding heat shock cognate 70 kDa protein-like produces the protein MSSEGEGLAIGIDLGTTYSCVGVWQHNRVEIIVNDQGNRTTPSHVSFTEKERLVGDAAMNQVARNPSNSVFDAKRLIGRRFSDPLVQGDVQLWPFKVIEGPDDKPIIVVTYKGEEKYFSAEEISSMVLKKMREIAEAYLGTTVKNAVVTVPAYFSDAQRKATNDAGTIAGLDVLQIINEPTAAAIAYGIDRAGGIGKRNVLIFDLGGGTADVSLLTIEDGTFNVMAVAGDTHLGGEDFDNRMVEHCVQVFKRQNKEDVSGNARALRRLRTACERAKRILSSAIETTIEVDSLYNSIDFFSTITRAKFSELNMDFFKNSIMLVDRCLTDAKMDKSAIDDVILIGGSSRIPRVQEMLREFFDGKELNKSINPDEAVAHGAAVQAANLTGMGNEKVNQIMLLDVTPLSLGVSVNGGEMSVVIPRNTTIPTKIEANYSNFHDNQTSALFSIYEGERVRVRDNNWLGEFRLVGIPAVPRGAAKLKVSFDIDANGILNVSAEEVTTGVRRKIIITNEKARLSNVEINRMIVDAEIYKVEDDDCRERAKSKAALENYAYKMRNNINDKQIGAKVSRASKKKIRAAINKAIQWLDNLDGMELAGVDEFEEKLIGLKLICKPIIANMSDSELQ